In Spirochaetota bacterium, one genomic interval encodes:
- a CDS encoding bile acid:sodium symporter family protein, protein MRAITRSIEQYFLPLVVVFSLCGYFFPDAFKGLVHSIPMFLGIIMFGMGITLQPDDFMHVAKFPRALVAGVVAQYAIMPLIAFVLTILLPLPSEIVAGLILVGSCPGGTASNVITYLAGGNVALSVAMTTASTLLSPIFTPLFTYLYAGRWVSVPVFSMFISIVKVIIIPVALGVVTRIFFKNTVERIIFILPSVSVMAIVTIIAGITAANAHTLHAVGALTVVAVILHNGAGLVLGYVASLVMHFDEKERRTIAIEVGMQNSGLAVSLAVMHFTALAALPGAIFSIWHNISGSIAAWWWKQRK, encoded by the coding sequence ATGCGTGCCATTACACGTAGTATAGAACAATATTTCCTGCCATTAGTAGTAGTTTTTTCTTTGTGTGGATACTTTTTCCCGGATGCATTCAAAGGACTGGTACACTCTATTCCCATGTTTTTAGGAATTATCATGTTTGGCATGGGGATTACATTACAGCCTGATGACTTTATGCATGTTGCAAAATTTCCACGAGCACTAGTAGCTGGTGTGGTGGCTCAATATGCAATAATGCCTTTGATAGCATTTGTGCTTACCATACTGCTTCCGCTTCCTTCGGAAATAGTTGCTGGGCTAATCCTTGTTGGCAGTTGCCCCGGAGGCACTGCATCAAACGTTATCACATATCTGGCGGGTGGGAATGTTGCATTGTCGGTTGCAATGACTACCGCAAGTACACTGCTATCGCCTATTTTTACTCCACTATTCACGTATCTGTATGCGGGGCGGTGGGTAAGCGTGCCGGTATTTTCCATGTTCATTTCAATTGTTAAGGTTATTATTATTCCTGTGGCACTGGGTGTAGTAACGCGCATTTTTTTTAAAAATACAGTTGAACGTATTATATTTATACTGCCTTCGGTTTCGGTTATGGCGATAGTTACTATTATAGCAGGCATTACTGCAGCAAATGCTCACACATTGCATGCTGTGGGTGCACTCACAGTAGTGGCAGTTATACTCCACAACGGTGCGGGGCTGGTGTTGGGGTATGTAGCAAGTCTTGTAATGCATTTTGATGAAAAAGAACGGCGAACAATTGCAATTGAGGTAGGAATGCAAAATTCCGGTCTTGCAGTATCACTGGCAGTAATGCATTTTACTGCATTAGCTGCTCTGCCAGGAGCTATATTCAGTATATGGCACAATATTTCTGGCTCCATTGCTGCGTGGTGGTGGAAGCAAAGAAAATGA
- a CDS encoding polymer-forming cytoskeletal protein produces MARANKFTIEDNIVNSIIGEGSEFKGEFNINGLLRIDGKFKGTIATDGKVLIGQTGEAITDIQARVVVIGGTVKGNIYATERVIMLSTGIIHGNVITPSLIMEDGVIFEGNCIINKRQEKHD; encoded by the coding sequence ATGGCACGAGCAAATAAATTTACTATTGAAGATAATATCGTAAACAGCATTATTGGCGAAGGTTCTGAATTCAAAGGCGAATTTAACATTAACGGTTTGCTACGCATAGATGGTAAATTCAAGGGAACTATCGCCACCGATGGAAAAGTACTTATAGGGCAAACTGGCGAAGCTATCACCGACATACAGGCGCGGGTAGTAGTTATTGGTGGCACTGTCAAAGGCAATATTTATGCCACTGAAAGGGTTATCATGCTTTCAACAGGAATCATACATGGTAATGTCATTACGCCAAGCCTCATCATGGAAGATGGTGTTATTTTTGAGGGTAACTGCATCATAAACAAGAGGCAAGAAAAACATGATTGA
- a CDS encoding YaaR family protein, which yields MIEIVPPNQKKEEQKIVKRKKGTKSTSLHSTFRTTFESTLEFSLPENLDELLDDLKDQEKKFMADPSLYNMQRYKALVQKILKILVSDEYVVNILQRKRRDRADFVIIQQIQNKLEEITKAYITNNKAFDMLKTFDEIRGLILDLIH from the coding sequence ATGATTGAGATAGTACCCCCAAATCAGAAAAAGGAAGAGCAAAAAATTGTTAAACGCAAAAAAGGAACAAAATCTACCAGTTTGCATTCTACATTCAGGACAACGTTTGAGAGTACTCTTGAGTTTTCACTTCCCGAAAACCTTGATGAACTGCTTGATGACCTCAAAGATCAGGAAAAGAAATTTATGGCTGACCCTTCGCTCTACAATATGCAGCGGTACAAGGCTCTTGTTCAGAAGATTTTGAAAATACTTGTAAGTGATGAATACGTAGTAAATATTTTACAGCGCAAACGTCGCGATCGCGCTGATTTTGTAATCATCCAGCAAATACAAAACAAACTTGAAGAAATTACAAAAGCGTATATAACCAACAACAAAGCATTTGATATGTTAAAAACCTTTGATGAAATCAGAGGTTTAATCCTTGACCTTATCCACTAA
- a CDS encoding stage 0 sporulation protein — translation MDITGVKLRCSQQVYYVYTNNLFVRRNSLCVVETEHGIDIGRVFKKLTWLPDESIKVGGKLIRLATQEDLSILPQIEALEDRAFSVCKEKIAEKKLEMKLVMVKSLFDKTKIIFYFVADGRIDFRELVRDLAAVFRTRIEMRQIGVRDEARMCGGYGTCGRQLCCVNLKEEFEPVSIKMAKDQNMNLHSLKISGMCGRLLCCLGYEYHIYREINESLPSPGYQFIVNDIPFVVEAIDSLKESLILKHNSHTVAIHRDDIKNENGTFVLSDNAIAKIKHSLEVVTEEV, via the coding sequence ATGGATATTACAGGAGTAAAACTTAGATGCAGCCAGCAGGTGTATTATGTATATACTAACAATCTTTTTGTACGCCGCAATTCCTTATGTGTTGTTGAAACTGAACATGGTATAGATATAGGCAGAGTTTTTAAAAAGCTTACTTGGCTACCTGATGAATCAATTAAAGTTGGCGGCAAGCTTATACGCCTTGCCACACAGGAGGATTTAAGCATCCTGCCACAGATTGAAGCCCTTGAGGACAGGGCTTTTTCAGTATGTAAGGAAAAAATTGCTGAGAAAAAGCTGGAAATGAAGCTTGTTATGGTCAAAAGCCTTTTTGATAAAACCAAGATTATCTTCTACTTTGTGGCTGATGGGCGTATTGACTTCAGGGAACTGGTGCGCGATTTAGCTGCAGTATTCAGGACTCGCATTGAGATGCGTCAGATTGGTGTGCGCGATGAAGCTCGTATGTGCGGTGGTTATGGCACTTGTGGCAGGCAGTTATGCTGTGTCAACCTGAAAGAAGAATTTGAACCTGTATCTATAAAAATGGCCAAAGACCAAAATATGAACCTGCATTCACTAAAAATATCCGGGATGTGTGGCAGGCTTTTGTGCTGTCTTGGGTATGAGTATCACATATATCGCGAGATCAATGAATCGCTCCCAAGCCCTGGGTATCAGTTTATAGTGAATGACATCCCTTTTGTTGTTGAGGCAATTGACAGCCTAAAAGAGTCATTAATATTAAAGCATAATTCCCATACTGTTGCTATCCACAGGGATGATATCAAAAATGAAAACGGGACATTTGTTTTAAGCGATAATGCAATTGCAAAAATAAAACATTCACTGGAAGTTGTGACCGAAGAGGTGTAA
- the metG gene encoding methionine--tRNA ligase translates to MEKRFYVTTPIYYVNAEPHIGHAYTTIVADFVNRLYKMRGYETFFLTGTDEHGDKIVKAAMQNNAQPQDYTDKISAIFKAQWQAMGIEFDDFIRTTEERHKKVVQYVLQKVYDNGDIYFGSYGGYYCFGCERYFTEKEMVDGKCPDHQKPLEFIKEDNYFFKMSKYQQWLIDYINTHPDFIRPERYKNEVLAMLEGEALEDLCISRPKARLSWGIPLPFDNNFVTYVWFDALINYISAIGYPDSDLFKKFWPVSNHIIAKDIVKPHGVFWPTMLKAAGIEPYQHLNVHGYWNMEAAKMSKSLGNVVTPSQLLEKYGNDEIRYFFLREMTFGLDAKFSEEAIINRINYDLANDLGNLINRTFNMVQKYCEGKVPPFHSETPAGRDAMQKSLSDAMHHYFDYVESFQFNLALERLWDFIRYCNKYIDEHKPWQIAKENNTAQLQSLLRNLLEGIYAIAILLSPVCITKSPIIIKALNAPSHYPVEKLYELSALTDGSIINNLGILFPRLEKENNNSVTQKQKKEEKPMETAPEGLIDIKDFMKVELRIAKILQAVAVEGSSKLIELQIDTGKDTRTIVAGLAPHYTPEYLVGKKIIVVANLKPATLFKRTSHGMLLAAKLSKDDKPILIEIDDKVPVGAVLS, encoded by the coding sequence ATGGAAAAGCGCTTTTATGTTACCACACCCATTTACTATGTCAATGCAGAACCGCATATAGGACATGCCTATACCACCATAGTAGCTGATTTTGTGAACCGCCTGTACAAGATGCGTGGCTATGAAACATTCTTTTTAACCGGCACTGATGAACATGGTGACAAGATAGTCAAAGCTGCCATGCAAAATAACGCACAACCGCAGGATTATACTGACAAAATCAGTGCTATTTTTAAAGCACAGTGGCAGGCAATGGGCATTGAGTTTGATGATTTTATTCGCACTACTGAAGAGCGCCACAAGAAAGTGGTGCAGTATGTATTACAGAAAGTATATGATAATGGTGATATCTACTTTGGTAGCTACGGTGGCTACTACTGCTTTGGCTGTGAACGCTATTTTACTGAAAAAGAAATGGTTGATGGCAAATGCCCCGATCACCAAAAGCCACTGGAATTTATTAAAGAAGACAATTACTTTTTCAAAATGAGCAAATACCAGCAATGGCTCATTGATTATATCAATACACACCCTGATTTTATAAGACCTGAGCGCTACAAAAACGAAGTGCTTGCAATGCTTGAGGGTGAAGCACTTGAGGATCTATGTATTTCACGACCAAAAGCGCGCCTTTCCTGGGGTATACCACTGCCCTTTGACAATAACTTTGTTACTTATGTGTGGTTTGATGCATTGATAAATTATATCAGCGCTATTGGCTATCCTGATAGCGACCTATTTAAAAAATTCTGGCCTGTATCCAACCACATTATAGCAAAAGATATTGTGAAGCCGCATGGCGTATTCTGGCCTACGATGCTTAAAGCCGCAGGTATTGAACCCTACCAGCACCTCAATGTGCACGGCTATTGGAATATGGAAGCTGCAAAGATGTCAAAATCGCTTGGCAATGTGGTAACGCCATCACAGCTATTAGAAAAGTACGGCAACGATGAAATCCGCTACTTCTTTTTGCGAGAGATGACATTTGGGCTTGATGCTAAGTTTTCAGAAGAAGCGATAATTAATCGCATTAACTACGATCTGGCAAATGACTTGGGCAACCTTATTAATCGCACATTTAATATGGTACAGAAGTACTGTGAAGGAAAGGTGCCACCATTTCACAGTGAAACTCCTGCTGGCAGAGATGCAATGCAAAAATCATTGAGCGACGCAATGCATCACTACTTTGATTATGTGGAAAGCTTTCAGTTTAACCTGGCACTTGAACGCCTGTGGGATTTTATCAGGTATTGCAACAAATACATCGATGAGCATAAACCATGGCAAATTGCAAAAGAAAATAATACAGCACAGTTGCAATCGCTTTTACGAAATCTTTTAGAAGGGATTTATGCGATTGCTATCTTGTTATCACCAGTATGTATTACCAAATCGCCTATCATCATAAAGGCACTCAATGCCCCGTCACACTATCCAGTGGAAAAACTTTATGAGCTATCGGCACTTACTGATGGCAGTATAATTAACAATCTTGGTATATTGTTCCCCCGCCTTGAAAAAGAAAATAACAACTCAGTAACACAAAAACAAAAAAAAGAGGAAAAGCCTATGGAAACAGCACCTGAAGGCCTTATTGACATTAAGGACTTTATGAAGGTTGAGCTAAGAATTGCTAAGATATTACAGGCTGTGGCAGTAGAAGGCTCATCAAAACTCATTGAACTGCAGATAGATACCGGCAAAGATACTCGCACTATTGTAGCAGGACTTGCACCACACTATACACCCGAATATCTTGTGGGCAAAAAGATAATAGTGGTAGCAAACCTAAAACCGGCTACACTTTTTAAACGAACATCGCATGGGATGCTATTGGCAGCTAAATTGTCAAAAGACGACAAACCAATTTTGATAGAAATTGACGATAAGGTTCCAGTGGGTGCTGTACTCAGCTAA
- a CDS encoding YfcE family phosphodiesterase, whose amino-acid sequence MKIGLISDTHNDIELIQKAISIFKERGISVIIHAGDLTSSKIIALFKGFDGRFVLGNCDIDVEEINKTASECGFGCVEHSCEFTIDGKRFKVFHGNNVPMFREAVNSGNYDYIIKGHTHIFENYVSGKTRIINPGSLYRGEEHTVAILDTQTDKVEKIRIDVEE is encoded by the coding sequence ATGAAGATTGGACTTATATCCGATACCCATAACGATATTGAGCTTATACAGAAAGCAATTTCTATATTTAAAGAACGTGGTATATCAGTTATCATCCATGCAGGCGACCTAACATCATCAAAGATTATTGCACTGTTTAAAGGTTTTGACGGAAGATTTGTACTGGGCAACTGCGACATTGATGTAGAAGAAATCAACAAAACAGCATCAGAATGTGGATTTGGCTGCGTGGAACACTCATGTGAGTTTACTATTGATGGCAAGCGTTTCAAGGTATTCCATGGTAACAATGTTCCTATGTTCAGGGAAGCCGTTAACAGTGGCAATTACGATTACATCATCAAAGGTCATACGCATATTTTTGAAAATTATGTGAGCGGCAAAACTCGCATTATTAATCCTGGATCACTCTACCGAGGGGAAGAACATACAGTCGCTATTCTTGATACACAGACCGACAAAGTGGAAAAAATACGCATAGACGTAGAGGAATGA
- a CDS encoding ParB/RepB/Spo0J family partition protein produces the protein MAKKVLGKGLGAIITTSPTPVSDFEKVLLQDKERIVDIPINSIMPNPDQPRAHFDAAEIAGLAQSIQHVGLLQPIIVRKQGEEYFIVAGERRWRACKLLGKPTIKAIVMNTTEEQNLTLALIENIQRTNLDPIEEAKAYKILATRFKLKQSEIAERVGKDRATIANIMRLLNLPEHIQEALQDGRINVGHAKLLLGVPEDEQEALFERIVHQGLSVRDVEKAIAETPKASGKKKKKVKDAHIRKLEEELISHLGTRVEIRHSGGKGRIEISFYSLDDFERIVGLIKGQR, from the coding sequence ATGGCAAAAAAGGTTTTAGGCAAAGGATTGGGAGCAATCATCACGACTTCGCCAACACCAGTGAGTGATTTTGAAAAGGTATTATTGCAGGATAAGGAACGTATTGTAGATATACCAATAAATTCTATTATGCCAAATCCTGATCAACCGCGAGCCCATTTTGATGCAGCAGAGATAGCAGGGCTTGCACAATCCATTCAGCATGTAGGACTACTACAGCCAATCATTGTACGCAAGCAAGGTGAGGAATATTTCATTGTGGCCGGTGAACGGAGGTGGCGTGCCTGTAAGCTTTTAGGAAAGCCAACCATTAAAGCTATTGTTATGAATACAACCGAGGAGCAAAACCTGACGCTTGCATTAATTGAAAATATTCAGCGGACAAACCTTGATCCCATTGAAGAAGCAAAAGCATATAAGATACTTGCAACGCGCTTCAAATTGAAGCAATCCGAAATAGCTGAGCGCGTGGGTAAAGATAGGGCAACAATTGCAAACATAATGCGCCTTCTTAACCTACCTGAACACATACAGGAGGCATTACAGGATGGAAGAATAAATGTTGGCCATGCAAAGCTGCTTTTGGGCGTACCTGAGGATGAGCAGGAAGCGCTCTTTGAAAGGATTGTTCATCAGGGACTTTCGGTACGAGATGTTGAAAAAGCTATTGCTGAAACACCAAAAGCAAGTGGCAAAAAGAAAAAGAAAGTAAAAGATGCGCATATACGTAAACTTGAGGAAGAACTAATTTCGCACCTTGGTACACGCGTTGAAATTAGGCACTCAGGCGGCAAGGGGCGCATTGAAATCAGCTTTTATTCTCTTGATGATTTTGAACGCATTGTGGGTTTAATCAAAGGCCAGCGATAA
- a CDS encoding AAA family ATPase, producing the protein MGKIISISNQKGGVGKTTTAVNLAAFLAEKGRQVLVVDIDPQANAGFGLGVNVEEMETTVYEVLLGQIPVKDAIFKTTIDNLYLVPSNMHLAGAQVELMDMEDKEYLLKRALESIRASFDFILIDCPPSLGILTLNSLVASDSVIIPLQCEYYALEGLSQLLKIISMVQDTLNPKLEIEGVLLTMYDPRTNLSQQVVADVKQFFKDKVFSAIIPRNVRLSEAPSFGKPINLYDRASSGSMSYEQLANELIQSVR; encoded by the coding sequence ATGGGTAAGATAATATCCATATCCAATCAAAAAGGAGGGGTTGGCAAAACCACAACTGCTGTTAATTTGGCAGCATTTCTAGCAGAAAAGGGCAGGCAAGTGCTGGTTGTTGATATTGACCCGCAAGCAAATGCCGGGTTTGGCCTTGGGGTTAATGTTGAGGAGATGGAGACAACAGTGTATGAGGTGCTGTTGGGCCAGATTCCCGTAAAGGATGCAATCTTTAAAACAACTATCGACAATCTATATCTGGTGCCTTCCAATATGCATCTGGCAGGTGCACAGGTGGAATTGATGGATATGGAAGATAAGGAGTATCTTTTAAAGAGAGCCCTTGAATCAATACGTGCTTCATTTGATTTTATACTAATTGACTGCCCCCCTTCATTGGGAATTTTGACATTGAATAGCCTTGTTGCTTCTGACTCGGTTATTATTCCATTGCAGTGTGAATACTATGCACTGGAAGGATTGAGTCAGCTATTAAAAATTATTTCTATGGTGCAGGATACGCTCAATCCAAAGTTAGAGATTGAAGGGGTGCTTTTGACCATGTATGATCCGCGTACCAATCTTTCACAGCAGGTAGTTGCAGATGTGAAACAATTTTTCAAAGATAAGGTTTTCTCGGCAATTATACCTCGAAATGTGCGACTTTCCGAGGCCCCATCATTTGGCAAGCCAATTAATCTTTATGACAGAGCTTCAAGTGGCAGTATGAGCTATGAGCAGTTAGCAAATGAACTGATTCAGAGTGTGCGATAG
- a CDS encoding glycosyltransferase yields MQTDIKALKRKAKALLLSKDIPPAKMEIVRALLANERILEEEKYNAIIDLVKNYPDKPVKPVAPSKVEVKGEEYRKLEEYNSKNTPYMYQKYKHTKLFKKRLLVHVNNKFGIGFLRRLIPSQRFLKLSQKLFELQYALRQRLYRVLCDIVNDQSITDPKYFNYCVVLYNALGSSCLLDKEYIELKWTRPESFKQLLSPYMNSMLKLSLCDAQTKEAMIQLIDQKLRESQDLAKSDSMNKKNLDIEQYIYDFITMLRCILYPSSTNECSLTIMLKKEGSLPSFEAFCIACVEALVLGKPVVLSDIVTLFDIAAPKVSDTQWNFDHEQLVKAGKDPESLKKKAKEELHRKLDPYDELYRFLTYAPEGKEVAVQGFDDQRKMVDKRNEVFDDVYNKDILIALEGMLLGFINQYGVLIDGTMIYFENNKTQLEGCIFAETYFSHELARFSEILSEINTFRTNNPTFHVTRDELIEGINKKKKSLYPIERFMTVIGDMCYDIGIELFILYNRHRRWVLNGSPGRDDVILRTPFSVHTAGFSPFNDTEAIPIPFSDCIITGFSRPRPLAKLMLHKPVIHSMLRDGVFPQMVAYCLQVAHICLNDRLYGILDERTRILSQIRSLS; encoded by the coding sequence ATGCAAACAGATATTAAAGCATTGAAACGAAAGGCAAAGGCACTCCTTTTATCAAAAGACATACCTCCTGCCAAAATGGAAATTGTGAGGGCATTACTTGCCAACGAGCGGATACTTGAAGAAGAAAAATACAATGCCATTATAGATCTGGTAAAAAATTATCCTGATAAGCCTGTTAAGCCTGTTGCTCCCAGCAAGGTAGAAGTGAAGGGTGAAGAATATAGAAAGCTAGAGGAGTATAACTCAAAGAATACTCCGTATATGTATCAAAAGTATAAGCACACTAAACTCTTTAAAAAAAGGCTACTTGTCCATGTAAATAACAAATTTGGCATTGGCTTTTTGCGGCGCCTTATTCCGTCTCAGCGTTTTTTAAAGCTTTCTCAGAAATTATTTGAACTTCAGTATGCCTTGCGACAGCGGCTCTACAGAGTGCTCTGTGACATTGTCAATGATCAGTCAATTACTGATCCAAAATATTTTAATTATTGTGTTGTTCTGTATAATGCATTGGGATCTTCCTGCCTTCTAGACAAAGAGTATATTGAGCTCAAATGGACTAGGCCTGAGAGTTTTAAGCAGTTACTATCGCCCTATATGAATTCCATGTTGAAACTTTCCCTGTGTGATGCACAAACCAAAGAGGCTATGATTCAATTAATTGACCAGAAGCTAAGAGAAAGCCAGGATCTTGCCAAAAGCGACTCAATGAATAAAAAGAATCTGGATATAGAGCAATATATTTATGATTTCATTACCATGCTGCGATGCATTCTGTATCCTTCAAGCACCAATGAGTGTTCGCTAACCATAATGCTTAAAAAAGAAGGATCATTACCTTCGTTTGAAGCATTCTGTATTGCTTGTGTAGAAGCACTGGTGCTGGGGAAACCTGTTGTGCTAAGTGATATAGTTACACTGTTTGATATTGCTGCGCCAAAGGTTTCGGATACTCAATGGAATTTTGACCATGAACAGTTGGTGAAGGCAGGCAAAGATCCTGAATCGTTGAAAAAGAAAGCTAAGGAAGAACTCCACAGGAAACTTGACCCATACGATGAGCTGTATAGATTTTTAACCTATGCTCCCGAGGGCAAAGAAGTTGCTGTTCAGGGATTTGATGACCAACGAAAGATGGTAGATAAGCGCAATGAGGTATTTGATGACGTATACAATAAAGATATTCTTATTGCGCTTGAAGGGATGCTTCTGGGATTTATTAATCAATATGGCGTTTTGATTGATGGCACTATGATTTATTTTGAAAATAATAAGACACAGCTTGAAGGATGTATTTTTGCTGAAACCTATTTTTCCCATGAACTTGCACGCTTTTCCGAGATACTGTCGGAAATAAATACTTTCAGGACAAATAATCCTACATTTCATGTGACACGTGATGAATTAATAGAAGGCATTAACAAAAAGAAAAAAAGCCTTTATCCCATTGAACGGTTTATGACTGTGATTGGAGATATGTGCTATGATATTGGCATTGAGTTATTTATTTTATATAATCGTCATCGGCGCTGGGTTTTAAATGGATCGCCGGGTAGGGATGATGTGATATTGCGGACACCTTTTTCTGTCCATACTGCAGGTTTTTCTCCGTTTAATGATACTGAAGCAATTCCTATTCCTTTTTCAGATTGTATTATCACCGGCTTTTCTAGGCCAAGACCCCTTGCAAAGCTTATGCTTCATAAGCCAGTGATACATTCTATGCTGCGCGATGGAGTGTTCCCTCAAATGGTTGCATATTGCCTTCAGGTGGCACATATATGTTTAAATGACAGGCTTTACGGTATATTGGATGAGCGCACCAGGATACTGTCTCAGATACGGAGTCTTTCATGA
- a CDS encoding FecR domain-containing protein, which yields MKRVLIYSLIMSLAVFGSSCTKQKIDDYATIAFSIGDVKKNGQIASIGDVLNQNDVIETGTMSSCDIKIGDSMIRIKENSKVILAQLLRKDGLENTTLGLDVGKMICKPKKLLKNESFLVKTPTAVAGVRGTNFSVEADPQKTTRIKVFEGKVAVVKRVEVVEEHIDKIMEVAPAVEEKEKVVITVEDVKKAEKKIEQVLKKEGETTPQAIEKVVAVAKEEVVVKKEEVQKFKPEDFKEEKQEIIKIEEKPKEVVKEVAKVVKKTKQIPQPEGQLLVTRYEIYFIKDGRVEWEGKVINPPTKTEDKIYIASGDYIFCAKTDGTVLWRKKLTNDGKVELEGDKVAIYAKGQKKLLDKLTGEEE from the coding sequence ATGAAACGGGTTTTAATATACTCACTAATCATGAGTTTGGCTGTTTTTGGTAGCAGTTGCACCAAGCAGAAGATTGATGATTATGCCACTATAGCCTTTAGTATTGGCGATGTAAAGAAGAATGGTCAAATTGCTAGTATTGGTGATGTGCTTAATCAAAACGATGTTATTGAAACAGGTACAATGTCTTCCTGTGATATTAAAATTGGTGATTCTATGATCCGTATAAAAGAAAATTCAAAAGTAATTTTGGCTCAGCTTTTGAGGAAGGACGGACTAGAAAATACAACATTAGGGCTTGATGTGGGCAAGATGATCTGCAAGCCCAAGAAACTTTTAAAGAACGAAAGTTTTCTTGTTAAAACTCCAACGGCAGTTGCAGGTGTTCGGGGAACAAATTTTTCGGTTGAAGCTGATCCACAAAAGACTACCAGAATAAAGGTTTTTGAGGGGAAAGTTGCTGTAGTAAAACGAGTTGAAGTGGTTGAAGAACATATCGATAAAATAATGGAAGTAGCACCGGCTGTTGAAGAAAAGGAAAAGGTAGTTATTACAGTGGAGGACGTTAAAAAAGCTGAGAAGAAAATCGAGCAGGTATTGAAGAAAGAAGGTGAAACAACTCCACAGGCAATAGAAAAAGTTGTTGCTGTAGCAAAAGAGGAAGTTGTAGTTAAGAAAGAAGAAGTGCAAAAATTCAAGCCTGAAGATTTCAAAGAAGAGAAACAGGAAATTATAAAGATTGAAGAAAAGCCTAAAGAAGTTGTAAAAGAGGTTGCAAAAGTTGTTAAGAAAACAAAGCAGATACCACAGCCTGAAGGCCAATTGCTTGTGACTCGATATGAAATATATTTTATAAAGGATGGCCGTGTTGAGTGGGAAGGAAAGGTCATTAATCCACCTACAAAAACCGAGGATAAAATTTATATAGCATCTGGTGATTATATCTTCTGTGCTAAAACTGATGGAACTGTATTGTGGCGCAAAAAATTAACAAATGATGGTAAGGTTGAGTTAGAAGGAGACAAGGTTGCTATATATGCAAAAGGCCAAAAGAAGCTACTTGACAAACTGACAGGAGAAGAAGAATAA
- a CDS encoding radical SAM protein has protein sequence MDYVGHIIRPPSEAYSMIVQVTVGCSHNMCTFCGTYKEQKFYVKDMQTIKRDIDEASRYRFTRVFLTDGDVLILPTQTLLQIIDYIKSKNPQVERIGVYANTKAIVKKSLTELQELKAAGLGIVYQGIESGNETVLRKIRKGALPHKQLEAAEKIKKAGILLSQTVLLGIGGLDLSIAHAIDTGKHLGAMSPDYASALTVMLLPNTPLYRDYIQGKFSLPDKFGLLRELKLIVENMDVTRPCYFTSNHASNYLPIKATLPQQKNDVIQLLDEIIQKKDESLLKPEFLRAL, from the coding sequence ATGGATTATGTAGGACATATAATACGGCCACCTTCAGAAGCGTATAGCATGATAGTACAGGTGACTGTTGGTTGCTCGCATAACATGTGCACATTCTGTGGCACATACAAGGAACAGAAATTTTATGTAAAAGATATGCAAACCATAAAGCGCGATATTGATGAGGCGTCTCGCTACCGTTTTACACGTGTTTTCTTAACAGATGGAGATGTTTTAATATTGCCCACACAGACGTTGCTTCAAATAATAGACTATATTAAAAGTAAAAACCCACAGGTTGAGCGCATTGGCGTGTATGCAAACACCAAAGCCATAGTAAAGAAATCATTAACCGAATTACAGGAACTAAAAGCTGCAGGCCTTGGGATAGTGTATCAGGGTATTGAAAGCGGAAATGAAACAGTGCTACGAAAAATCCGCAAAGGTGCATTGCCCCACAAACAACTAGAAGCAGCAGAAAAAATAAAAAAGGCAGGAATTTTGCTATCACAAACGGTATTGCTTGGCATTGGAGGACTTGATTTAAGCATTGCACATGCCATAGATACTGGCAAACACCTTGGAGCAATGTCTCCTGATTATGCATCCGCACTCACCGTTATGCTTCTGCCAAACACGCCTTTGTACAGAGATTATATACAGGGAAAATTTTCGCTACCTGATAAATTTGGATTATTGCGCGAACTAAAACTCATTGTTGAAAACATGGATGTTACACGCCCATGCTACTTTACATCAAATCACGCTTCAAATTATCTTCCAATCAAGGCAACCTTGCCACAGCAAAAGAATGATGTCATTCAATTACTTGATGAAATCATACAAAAGAAGGATGAATCACTATTAAAACCCGAATTTTTACGGGCACTGTAG